AATATGCTAAAAGCAGGAGGCAATGATGGAGCTACTGGTGAAAATGCAATAGTATGGATGAGCGATAAAGTAGATATTATTATTGGACCTATGGCAATAATTGCTGCCAACTCAATGATGGGGGAAATAAGCCCAAAAATGGCAGTAGCAATTGCAAGCAGTAAAGCTAAAAAGCTACTGCTCCCAGTAAGTAAATGTAATTTTGAAATAATTGGCCTTGAAGGCTATCAATTAAAACAGCTTTTTGATGAAATGATTGAAAAAGTAAAGTCAATATTAGAAAAATAGAACCATGAAGGTTGTTCCATGAAGGAAGCTTTCATGGTTAATTTTTTTGGGGAGGTAATATGATGAACAAAAGATTCACTACAAGGGATTTAGTCGTTACAGGATTGTTGTTGGCTTTAGGTTTAGTTACTCCTATGATGTTTCATTTTTTTGGAGGGACGGGACCAGTATTTTTACCTATGCATATTCCAGTTCTAATAGGAGGATTTGTACTTCCACCATTTTTAGCATTATTACTAGGTATGGTTACACCATTAGTTAGCAGCTTACTTACAGGAATGCCAGTTATATTTCCTATGGGAGTAATAATGTTTTTTGAGTTGGGTATTTATGGACTTGTAGCTTCTTTGGCTAGTAGAAAATTAAGACTTGCTCCTATCCTATCACTTATAATAGCCATGATAGCAGGTAGGGTAGCAGCAGGGATAGTAGTATTTGTATTGTCATCAGGATTTGGTATACAGATGAATTCCATTGCATTTGTTAAAGGGGCAATAGTTACAGGGCTTCCTGGAATAGTTATTCAAATGATACTTATTCCATCCTTAGTATATGCAATAAATAAAATTAATAAAAATGCTAAAGTAAATGCATAGTGGAAAGGCTGCTTAGATAAATCTAGGCAGCCTTTGATAGT
Above is a window of Proteiniborus sp. DW1 DNA encoding:
- a CDS encoding DUF3842 family protein; the protein is MKIAVIDGKGGGIGCQIVERLKSLKRDDIEIIVLGANSQATANMLKAGGNDGATGENAIVWMSDKVDIIIGPMAIIAANSMMGEISPKMAVAIASSKAKKLLLPVSKCNFEIIGLEGYQLKQLFDEMIEKVKSILEK
- a CDS encoding ECF transporter S component; translation: MNKRFTTRDLVVTGLLLALGLVTPMMFHFFGGTGPVFLPMHIPVLIGGFVLPPFLALLLGMVTPLVSSLLTGMPVIFPMGVIMFFELGIYGLVASLASRKLRLAPILSLIIAMIAGRVAAGIVVFVLSSGFGIQMNSIAFVKGAIVTGLPGIVIQMILIPSLVYAINKINKNAKVNA